The sequence below is a genomic window from Falco naumanni isolate bFalNau1 unplaced genomic scaffold, bFalNau1.pat scaffold_281_arrow_pat_ctg1, whole genome shotgun sequence.
GGTGGGAGCCCCCCGGTGAGGCCATACCCGGGTGCGTGGCGCATCCCATGGGACTCAGGGCTCTCCCTGTCCCCCAGGATCTCAACtgccaggaggaagaggatcCCATGAACAAACTGAAGGGGCAGAAGATCGTCTCGTGCCGTATCTGCAAGGGTGACCACTGGACCACCCGCTGCCCCTACAAGGACACGCTGGGGCCGATGCAGAAGGAGTtggctgagcagctggggctgtccACAGGCGAGAAGGAGAAACTACCCGGAGGTGGGGCAGTTTATCCCTTTATCCTAaactggggggggagggggaggtgcagggagggggctgcctgtgggcagccttccctcttccctgaCGCTTTTCCTGCCCTCAGAGCCGGAGCCGGTGCAGGCTCAGCAGAGCAAGACGGGCAAGTACGTCCCCCCCAGCCTGCGAGACGGAGCCAGCCGCCGCGGGGAGTCCATGCAGCCCAACCGCAGGGGTACGGTGAGCCTGGcctgggtgggggtggggtgggcagctTTCCCTGCTCCCCCACGGCCCCTCCAGTGACTGtcaccttcctccttcccccccagcCGACGACAACGCCACGATCCGTGTCACCAACCTGTCCGAGGACACGCGTGAGACCGATCTCCAGGAGTTATTCCGGCCTTTCGGTTCCATCTCAAGGATCTATTTAGCCAAGGATAAGACCACCGGGCAGTCTAAGGTGGGCACGGGGTGGGTTTCCCCCTTCAGGGGAGTGGAGGAGAcccccccctgctccctctcACCCTCTCgctttcctccccccctcccccccccagggtTTTGCCTTCATCAGCTTCCACCGCCGCGAGGACGCGGCCCGCGCCATCGCCGGTGTCTCCGGATTTGGCTACGACCACTTGATCCTCAACGTGGAATGGGCCAAGTAAGTGCTGGGAGGGGTCAACTCAGGGGACTGGGggccctggtcctgctggggGGGGTTCTGtgggccccccccccctccctgcttgCGCACTCCTGACCCTGCTCTTCCTCCCCCCGCAGACCCTCTACCAACTGAACCTGCCGCGCCGGTGCCGCGCTGGCTTCTGGCGAGAGTGGTCGGCGCTTCTAAATAAAGACGTACGGTCTGGTATGCACCGAGGTGTCGCTCTGAGCTGCTGCGGGACTGGGGGGGTGTCactccatccctgtccccaggcatACGGTGGGGACAGCAGCGACGCGAGGAAGGGCACGGTGCCGCCGTTCCTCATGTTTTTTCGGCTCATCCCAGCTTTTCAGCTAGGAAAAAGGGAGCTCCCTGCCAAAAAAAAGCGCCACACCAGGCCGTGCtcacagttttgcttttaatcctGCTTTTCCCACATTCCTGCCACCTTTTCCGGGAAGGAAACGCTTCCTACAAACCACCCTTTCCGGGAAGCAAACGCTTCCTACAAACCACCCTTTCCGGGAAGGAAACGCTTCCTACAAACCACCCTTTCCGGGAAGCAAACGCTTCCTACAAACCACCCTTTCCGGGAAGGAAACGCTTCCTACAAACCACCCTTTCCGGGAAGGAAACGCTTCCTACAAACCACCCACCGGCTGCACCAGCTGCCTCGGGGAccccggggggggctgcggTGCTGCCGGCCGCAGCTCCACGCGCTCGGCTCGCTCCTCGTCGGTGCTGCCGGTGccgcagcagctctgcagg
It includes:
- the EIF3G gene encoding eukaryotic translation initiation factor 3 subunit G, whose product is MPTGDYDSKPSWADQVEEEGGEDDKCITSELLKDIPLPGVLGSSLSAEAELLKGGPLPSPKELINGNIKTITEYREEEDGRKVKIIRTFRIETRKASKAVARRKNWKKFGNSEFDAPGPNVATTTVSDDVFMTFITSKEDLNCQEEEDPMNKLKGQKIVSCRICKGDHWTTRCPYKDTLGPMQKELAEQLGLSTGEKEKLPGEPEPVQAQQSKTGKYVPPSLRDGASRRGESMQPNRRADDNATIRVTNLSEDTRETDLQELFRPFGSISRIYLAKDKTTGQSKGFAFISFHRREDAARAIAGVSGFGYDHLILNVEWAKPSTN